The Sorangiineae bacterium MSr11954 DNA segment CCTCCCCCGGGTCGAGCAGAACATTCCCCGGTTCGTTTGCCCGGTGCACGTTCGAGGTCAATGCGCACACGACCACGGTGGTGATGCGCGAGTGGTTGAAGACATCGTCTTGAACCACCACGTGGGGGTGCGCGCAGCTCGGGATTGGCCCTCGCCCATCGTCGGGCGCAATCCAGAATAGGTCGCCTCGGTCGATCCTCGCGGGACGTGCGGGCACCTTCTCCTCCGCCTTCGTCGTCATATCGGCAGTCTATCGCAATCAGCCGCTCGCGAGCCTCCAATAAAAGCAGCGGGAGCCCGAAAGAGGCGCGAGACTTTTCTCGCGCATGCTGCTAAACAGTTTAGCAAAGAGAGCCGGAAAGGATCCCGCTGCCTCGACTTCGAAGTCGCTGTTTCGTTGACGATGGGATCCCGGATTTCTCACGGTGAGAAGGAATCTGCGCGACCACTCCCGAATACGCGTCAAAACGCGATTCGTCCAAAACGACTGGTATGCACGCTTGACTCGAAGTCCCGAATTGGGTACTCGACGGTCCGTGCATTTGCACGACGAGACGTTCGCCGCCGAATGACCGCGACGTAGTTCGCGAAGAAGCTTGGTTTGCGCCTTCGAATCGCATGGCACGCGTTCGTGACTCGACCTCACAGGTCTTGTTCCGCACGACCCGCTAGCCCAGCGCGAAGCGAGCGCCCACATTCCTGCGGTCCGACATTCGTCTCGGAATTGGGAGTCGTTTCTTTGGATCGAGGAGAGGTGCGCTCACCATGAAAAGAAGAGAGATGCTGACGGGATCCCTGGCCTTGGGGGCCCTGGCGATGACCGGGTGCGCGAGCACCGCGGGGGCCCAACCCACGAAGGCGGTCGGGGCCGGCGCCCCGCTCGCGGGCGTCAAAACGGGCCCGTTTTGGCCGAATGGGGCGCGGCTGGCCGTGTCGGTGTGCATGCAGTTCGAAGGGGGCGGTCAGCCGATCTCGGGTGCGCCGGGTCCCATTACGGTGCCCGTCGAGCCCGGCGTGCCCGACTTGACGCAGAATACCTATTACGAATATGGCCCGAACGAGGGTATTCCCCGCATGCTGGAGCTATTCGACCGGCATGGCATCAAGGTCACCAGCTTCATGATCGGCGAAGCGGTGGACAAGCGGCCCGATCTCGCCAAGGAGATCGTCCGGCGCGGGCACGAGGCGGCCAATCATGGGAAGCAATGGGCATTTCAGTACATGCTCCCGCCGGAGCAGGAGAAGGCCTGGATCCTGAGCGGCCAGAGGAGCATCGAGACGGCGACCGGTGTGACCCCCGTCGGGTACGACTGCTATTGGATGCGCGGCTCGGTCCGCACCCTCGAGCTCCTGCAGGAGTTGGGCTATATTTACCACAACAACGATCTCAGTCGCGACGAGCCCTACGTCCAACGGATCAACGGCAAGCCCTTCGCCGCCGTGCCCTACACCGCCCATTTGAACGACATCGCGTCGTTCGACTTCGATGGCTATGACGCAGACGCTTACGTTCGAGCCGTGTGCGACGAGTTCGATCAACTTTACGCCGAAGCGGCCACCCGGCGACGCATGATGTCCATGAGCCTGCACGATCGAATCAGCGGCCGTCCTTATCGCATTCCGCCGCTCGACCGCATTTTTACGTACATGAAGAGCAAACCCGGCGTCTGGTTCGCGCGGCGGGACGAAATCGCCCGCCACGCGCTGGCCACGCCGCAACGGACCCTCCAGGTCGAGCGTCCACCCGCCCCCATCAGCGGCCTCCCGGGCCGCAGCCATTGAACCCCATGGACCGAAGGCAATTCTTATCGCGCTCGCTCGCCGCCGTCTCCGTGGCCGCGATGGCGACGCCCGCCATGGGCCGTGCCGCGGAAGAGGGAAATCGCATGGTGATTCATATCGTGCTTTTCAAGTTCATGACCACCGCGACCTCGAAGGCCATCGATGACCTGATGGCCCAGGTGCGCGCGTTGCCGAAGGAGATCCCGGGCATCGTCGATGTCGCCTGCGGGCGAAATGTATCTCCGCGGAGCCAAGCGTATACGCACGCCATCACCCTGCGGTTTCGCAACCGGGCGGCGCTCGATGCGTTCTATGCGCACCCCGCGCACCTTCGTCTGATCCGCGAATCGATCAAGCCCATCGTGTCCGAGCTCCTCCCCGTCGACTACGAGGACACGC contains these protein-coding regions:
- a CDS encoding polysaccharide deacetylase family protein, producing the protein MKRREMLTGSLALGALAMTGCASTAGAQPTKAVGAGAPLAGVKTGPFWPNGARLAVSVCMQFEGGGQPISGAPGPITVPVEPGVPDLTQNTYYEYGPNEGIPRMLELFDRHGIKVTSFMIGEAVDKRPDLAKEIVRRGHEAANHGKQWAFQYMLPPEQEKAWILSGQRSIETATGVTPVGYDCYWMRGSVRTLELLQELGYIYHNNDLSRDEPYVQRINGKPFAAVPYTAHLNDIASFDFDGYDADAYVRAVCDEFDQLYAEAATRRRMMSMSLHDRISGRPYRIPPLDRIFTYMKSKPGVWFARRDEIARHALATPQRTLQVERPPAPISGLPGRSH
- a CDS encoding Dabb family protein; this translates as MDRRQFLSRSLAAVSVAAMATPAMGRAAEEGNRMVIHIVLFKFMTTATSKAIDDLMAQVRALPKEIPGIVDVACGRNVSPRSQAYTHAITLRFRNRAALDAFYAHPAHLRLIRESIKPIVSELLPVDYEDTPTHP
- a CDS encoding type II toxin-antitoxin system PemK/MazF family toxin → MTTKAEEKVPARPARIDRGDLFWIAPDDGRGPIPSCAHPHVVVQDDVFNHSRITTVVVCALTSNVHRANEPGNVLLDPGEGDLPKPSVVVVSQIASVEKAQLGERIGSLSGARVEQILSGLRFQQRSFFGE